One window from the genome of Rhodopirellula halodulae encodes:
- a CDS encoding DUF2201 family putative metallopeptidase, whose amino-acid sequence MSSKAAIQSKASARESKAQESKARERITRVVEGWYLVDPLLFAAWTLHEVIAKPEVATIRVAHGRVEFNPEFVRSLKQGELAEVLRFEAMRILLGHPYARRQPKTELSYAASNLTVQECLRSKLPMPRPRETFGDESHDHQYFEYYYRQLVQRESDEEPERDDEKPSDSDLDESGVSEAQAGPSNDSSDAEEDDSAGSDVIDGGAEAGESDQGEDSSGEGSSAATGPDDSSAKEDDSDAAGDQPTRNDLEAYIDPAQTGTQNADQWDSDDLLHEEIKATVAEAAENGGWGTLPGYAQEQLRATLRPPLDYRAVLRQFRQSVLSVDRKLTRMRPSRRYGFAQMGSRYDFTTSLLFAVDVSGSMSRRDLENGFSIVNRFFQYGIRSVDVIWFDTEVRCQPMTFRAARRDVQVTGRGGTDLNCVTAFLNEHRSYDGVVVFTDGDSPVLRKSSNTRTRVLWLFNTQAAFRRSASALRPIGKTAFLKPSRMIGPSSR is encoded by the coding sequence GTGAGCAGTAAAGCGGCGATCCAATCGAAGGCCAGTGCTCGGGAATCAAAAGCCCAAGAGTCGAAAGCACGCGAGCGGATCACTCGAGTGGTCGAAGGTTGGTACTTGGTCGACCCATTGCTGTTTGCCGCTTGGACGCTGCATGAGGTGATTGCGAAACCAGAAGTCGCAACCATTCGGGTTGCTCATGGGCGGGTGGAGTTCAATCCCGAGTTCGTTCGGTCGCTGAAGCAAGGCGAGTTGGCCGAAGTGCTTCGTTTTGAAGCGATGCGGATCCTACTGGGGCATCCCTACGCACGTCGGCAACCGAAGACGGAGCTGTCTTACGCCGCCAGCAATCTGACCGTGCAAGAATGCCTTCGCAGCAAGCTTCCAATGCCACGTCCGCGAGAAACGTTCGGCGATGAGTCGCACGACCACCAGTATTTTGAATACTACTACCGGCAACTGGTGCAGCGTGAATCGGATGAGGAGCCGGAACGTGACGACGAGAAGCCAAGCGATTCGGATTTAGACGAGTCCGGGGTGAGCGAAGCTCAGGCAGGTCCGTCCAACGATTCGTCGGACGCGGAGGAAGATGATTCCGCCGGATCGGACGTGATTGACGGGGGAGCGGAGGCTGGCGAGTCCGACCAGGGTGAGGATTCCAGCGGTGAAGGCTCTTCCGCGGCGACTGGCCCGGATGACTCGTCGGCAAAGGAAGACGATTCGGATGCCGCCGGTGATCAGCCCACTCGCAATGACTTGGAAGCGTATATCGATCCGGCACAAACCGGAACGCAAAACGCTGACCAATGGGATTCCGATGATCTGCTGCACGAGGAGATCAAAGCGACCGTCGCGGAGGCGGCGGAGAACGGCGGATGGGGAACGTTGCCGGGATATGCTCAAGAACAGTTGCGGGCGACGTTGCGGCCGCCATTGGATTATCGGGCTGTGCTTCGACAGTTCCGGCAAAGTGTTCTGTCGGTTGACCGGAAACTGACGCGGATGCGTCCCAGCCGACGCTATGGGTTCGCTCAGATGGGAAGTCGCTATGACTTCACAACCAGTCTGCTGTTTGCGGTGGATGTATCTGGTTCGATGAGTCGTCGCGACTTGGAAAATGGTTTCTCGATCGTCAATCGTTTCTTTCAGTACGGCATCCGTTCGGTGGATGTGATCTGGTTCGATACCGAGGTGCGCTGTCAGCCCATGACCTTTCGTGCCGCACGTCGCGACGTGCAGGTCACGGGACGCGGCGGAACGGATCTGAATTGCGTCACCGCGTTCTTGAACGAGCACCGAAGCTATGACGGAGTGGTGGTGTTCACCGATGGAGACTCTCCCGTGCTGCGAAAGTCGTCGAATACACGCACTCGAGTGCTGTGGTTGTTCAACACGCAAGCCGCATTTCGTCGCTCGGCGTCGGCTCTGCGTCCGATCGGCAAGACGGCGTTCCTCAAGCCGTCACGAATGATCGGTCCGTCGTCGCGTTGA
- the csrA gene encoding carbon storage regulator CsrA, whose translation MLVLSRKKNESIVINNDIKIVVVEIRGDKVRLGVEAPREVPVHRREVYDAIQRNNQAADASAPADSNDVS comes from the coding sequence ATGTTGGTACTCTCGCGTAAGAAAAACGAAAGCATTGTCATCAATAACGATATCAAAATCGTTGTGGTGGAAATCCGTGGAGACAAAGTCCGCCTGGGTGTGGAAGCTCCTCGCGAGGTGCCCGTTCATCGTCGTGAAGTTTACGACGCGATCCAGCGGAACAATCAGGCCGCCGACGCCAGCGCGCCGGCTGATTCGAATGACGTTTCTTAA
- a CDS encoding lipopolysaccharide biosynthesis protein has translation MSTANSTTESASPSKAFRVDSLAIGMVVMLAMTVLGRGIGFIRGMAFCRLMDDTDVGRWSMAFGFITLITPVMLLGIPGVLPRFTEHFRRRRSLTTFVRRIAIGTLACTSIFVMTMLAIPQWFGWIVFLQPQDNSLIYGVAGAVVGMILYNFVSDLNGSLRQVRMVSCMQFMQGVGFTLLSVAWLLSGGDFTGVVWMFAASCLLACIPGGWSLARSWSSAQDITDLEITSTEPETPQSFGVWDMIRRLAPYATALWLMNLIGNLFELSDRYMILHFIPATETVSAELAGQAAVGQYHSGRIIPMLLLSLGTMIGGVMLPYLSADWEAKRIRAVQDRLRDALLIVSIIFTAGSAVAILLGPWIFGVLLQGRYTDGLTLMPMALCFCTWAALVTVGQNYLWTVEKGKWVPVAMAAGLTSNLLLNAWLLPIYGLQGAVIATMCSHGVVMTGVWLAMIGCGYRADLTMLVLSLLPLTLLTSPAAAFCLAILIAAVALYDETTRNRWLQNVPERLRERLSWT, from the coding sequence ATGTCGACCGCCAACTCCACCACCGAATCCGCGTCCCCGAGCAAAGCATTTCGAGTCGACTCTTTGGCAATCGGAATGGTGGTGATGCTGGCGATGACCGTTCTGGGTCGCGGCATCGGATTCATTCGCGGGATGGCCTTTTGTCGCTTGATGGACGACACCGATGTGGGCCGATGGTCCATGGCATTCGGGTTCATCACGCTGATCACCCCCGTGATGCTGCTCGGCATCCCTGGCGTCCTGCCGCGATTCACCGAACACTTCCGACGCCGAAGGTCCCTGACCACCTTTGTCCGCCGCATTGCGATCGGCACACTCGCCTGCACCAGCATTTTCGTCATGACCATGTTGGCGATCCCGCAGTGGTTTGGGTGGATTGTTTTCTTGCAACCGCAAGACAACAGCCTGATCTACGGAGTCGCGGGAGCCGTGGTCGGAATGATCCTGTACAACTTTGTCAGCGATCTGAACGGATCCCTTCGCCAAGTGCGAATGGTTTCCTGCATGCAATTCATGCAAGGCGTCGGCTTCACCCTACTGAGCGTCGCCTGGTTGCTTTCGGGTGGTGACTTCACCGGCGTTGTGTGGATGTTCGCCGCTTCTTGCTTGCTGGCATGCATCCCGGGCGGTTGGTCGCTCGCCCGAAGTTGGTCGTCGGCACAAGACATCACGGACCTAGAGATCACCTCTACTGAACCAGAAACCCCGCAATCTTTTGGCGTGTGGGACATGATCCGGCGTCTGGCTCCGTATGCGACAGCGTTATGGTTGATGAATCTGATCGGCAATCTCTTCGAGCTATCTGATCGCTACATGATCTTGCACTTCATTCCCGCGACGGAAACGGTGTCCGCTGAATTGGCCGGTCAGGCCGCCGTGGGACAGTATCACTCCGGACGAATCATCCCAATGCTGCTTCTCAGTTTGGGAACGATGATTGGTGGCGTGATGCTGCCGTACCTTTCAGCCGATTGGGAAGCCAAACGCATTCGCGCTGTCCAAGATCGCTTGCGAGACGCACTGCTGATCGTTTCCATCATCTTCACTGCCGGCAGCGCCGTCGCAATTCTGCTGGGGCCTTGGATCTTTGGGGTCTTGCTGCAAGGCCGATACACGGACGGACTGACCTTGATGCCGATGGCGTTGTGCTTCTGCACTTGGGCGGCATTGGTGACTGTTGGACAGAACTACTTGTGGACGGTCGAAAAGGGCAAGTGGGTGCCCGTCGCGATGGCGGCCGGGTTGACCAGCAACTTACTCCTGAACGCTTGGTTGCTGCCGATCTACGGTTTGCAAGGCGCGGTGATCGCAACGATGTGCTCACACGGGGTTGTCATGACCGGGGTTTGGTTGGCCATGATTGGCTGTGGCTATCGAGCCGACCTGACGATGCTGGTTTTGTCGCTGCTGCCGTTGACGCTTCTGACATCTCCCGCCGCCGCATTCTGCCTGGCAATCCTGATCGCCGCGGTCGCCTTGTACGATGAAACGACACGAAATCGCTGGCTGCAGAACGTACCAGAGAGACTCCGTGAGCGTCTTTCCTGGACCTGA
- a CDS encoding TlpA family protein disulfide reductase gives MIQFSGLCRCAGFPSALLCSLTLIALLLFPGCTRQPEPGSETAAADDASSSTSEPTGDGSSSQSSAMQSLDGDTSTLIADGGNAQRSGDDGSGNGETGRSSIEMNASGSPAATDPAEQSVQPPLRVADSVGSQQKQLARDMSPTQLKTFLSEADVELRMINNGQSGIEDPAKAFQQLKWIVTLKEEASRRLIEHADSSEKDRAIGRRGELQSLSHLASLGDLKAAEQLQKLAEEWKDDEDAEVRSDSRLVLIGFAIEEVRNGKTDAANKVVSQIETLAQSSADPDAAALMVMGQAKDALMQFEHLDEASRVRELILEVFVDTEDQTFADMARQVAGPSMQMSQAMQRVQSMMQQVIEEANEGVASGQSKVAAADWKQAIETVAKEQPDLLTTQFLAGTSLEAETVGREDLATATYEVLEEQFASLQDDRGREARTAIQARENRRSVIGEAFDPELSSTQGDDLSMADYRGKVVLVPFWSAAYPDSLMVVDGLKSIVRQYPDQVAIVGVNLDEQSTDVPAFEARQKIDFPSFRSVSDRNAKIANPTAYRFGVVSLLFVAVIDQEGKVAAIEFSGRDLTLIVENLLQ, from the coding sequence ATGATCCAATTCTCTGGTTTGTGTCGTTGTGCCGGTTTCCCAAGTGCGTTGCTGTGCAGCCTGACGCTCATTGCTTTGTTGCTTTTTCCCGGTTGCACGCGGCAACCCGAGCCGGGCTCTGAAACGGCCGCAGCGGATGATGCATCCTCCTCGACGTCTGAACCGACGGGCGATGGCTCATCGAGTCAGTCATCGGCCATGCAATCGCTCGACGGCGACACGTCAACGCTGATTGCCGATGGCGGAAACGCCCAGAGGTCGGGCGATGATGGATCTGGCAATGGAGAAACTGGTCGTTCTTCGATCGAAATGAATGCGAGTGGATCGCCAGCAGCCACTGACCCAGCGGAGCAGTCCGTCCAACCTCCGCTTCGCGTTGCCGATTCCGTCGGATCTCAACAAAAGCAGTTGGCTCGTGACATGTCTCCGACCCAGTTGAAGACGTTCCTTTCTGAGGCCGACGTTGAATTGCGAATGATCAATAACGGGCAATCCGGAATCGAGGACCCTGCGAAGGCGTTTCAGCAATTGAAGTGGATTGTGACGTTGAAAGAAGAGGCCTCTCGCAGGTTGATCGAGCATGCCGACTCCAGTGAGAAGGATCGCGCCATCGGTCGACGCGGTGAGTTGCAGTCCTTGTCGCACCTCGCATCCCTAGGTGATTTGAAGGCGGCGGAGCAGTTGCAGAAACTGGCGGAAGAATGGAAGGATGACGAGGACGCGGAGGTGCGATCGGACAGCCGCCTCGTGTTGATTGGTTTCGCGATTGAAGAAGTTCGCAACGGAAAGACTGACGCCGCCAACAAGGTCGTTTCGCAGATCGAAACCCTTGCACAATCCAGCGCGGATCCCGATGCTGCCGCGTTGATGGTGATGGGGCAAGCCAAAGACGCTCTGATGCAATTCGAACACCTCGATGAAGCGTCACGCGTTCGCGAATTGATCTTGGAGGTCTTCGTTGATACCGAAGATCAAACTTTCGCGGACATGGCCCGACAGGTTGCGGGACCGAGTATGCAAATGAGCCAAGCGATGCAGCGCGTGCAAAGCATGATGCAGCAAGTCATCGAAGAAGCCAACGAAGGCGTTGCTTCCGGACAATCGAAAGTCGCAGCGGCGGATTGGAAGCAAGCGATTGAAACGGTTGCGAAAGAGCAGCCTGATTTGTTGACCACTCAGTTCTTGGCGGGCACCAGCTTGGAAGCGGAAACGGTCGGACGCGAAGACTTGGCGACTGCCACTTACGAAGTTCTGGAAGAACAGTTTGCATCGCTTCAGGATGATCGAGGACGGGAAGCGAGAACGGCAATTCAAGCTCGCGAAAATCGTCGTTCTGTCATCGGTGAGGCGTTCGATCCTGAGCTTTCGAGCACCCAAGGCGACGATCTCTCGATGGCGGATTATCGAGGAAAGGTTGTCTTGGTGCCGTTTTGGTCCGCTGCCTATCCAGATTCATTGATGGTGGTGGACGGGCTGAAATCAATCGTGCGTCAGTATCCCGATCAAGTCGCGATTGTCGGAGTGAACCTAGACGAGCAGTCGACAGATGTTCCGGCGTTTGAAGCTCGGCAGAAAATTGACTTTCCAAGTTTTCGAAGTGTTTCCGACCGAAATGCGAAAATCGCGAATCCGACTGCCTACCGTTTTGGCGTTGTTTCACTGCTATTTGTGGCCGTGATTGACCAGGAAGGCAAAGTGGCGGCGATCGAATTTTCTGGCCGAGATTTGACGCTGATTGTCGAAAACTTGTTGCAGTGA
- a CDS encoding RrF2 family transcriptional regulator: MLSKTAEYALRAVACMGSQPGKPASADHLAEQTKVPRRYLTRVLQDLAAAGLVQSRPGPGGGYELCVATDTLTILDVVNTVAPVERIKSCPLGLKSHTELCPLHAELDRVYAATEEAFRGVTIDDLVNSASPILPLCES, from the coding sequence ATGCTTTCAAAAACCGCCGAATACGCTCTCCGTGCCGTCGCCTGCATGGGCAGCCAACCAGGAAAACCGGCGTCGGCGGACCACTTGGCGGAACAAACCAAAGTCCCCAGACGCTACCTGACGCGAGTTCTGCAGGACCTCGCAGCGGCGGGATTGGTTCAATCACGCCCGGGCCCCGGCGGTGGTTACGAACTGTGCGTCGCGACAGACACGCTGACCATTTTGGATGTGGTCAACACCGTCGCACCCGTGGAACGAATCAAGTCGTGTCCGCTGGGTTTGAAATCCCACACGGAACTCTGCCCGCTGCACGCGGAATTGGATCGCGTTTACGCCGCCACGGAAGAAGCCTTTCGCGGTGTGACCATCGACGACCTGGTCAATTCCGCCAGCCCGATCTTGCCGCTCTGCGAAAGCTGA
- a CDS encoding SDR family oxidoreductase, whose translation MSSDSSAPLDFLGIAGKTFLVMGVANKKSVAFAIAKQIEQAGGEVIYAVRSETRRESLGKLLANRRLIVCDVERQEDIDALAAELGKDDVELAGLVHSIAFADYSEGMRPFHETTRRQFLQAIDISAYSLVAVCNALKDRFASDASVVTIGISTTRMASESYGFMAPIKAALESSLAFLTKSFSRFSQVRFNAVAAGLLKTSASAGIPGYVDSYLYAEQVIPRGKAVSTTEVASTATFLLSPRSSGITAQSIVVDAGMSINYFDADVVGAVTNASVD comes from the coding sequence ATGAGCAGCGACTCTTCTGCTCCGCTTGACTTTCTAGGAATCGCCGGCAAGACGTTCCTGGTCATGGGCGTGGCCAACAAAAAATCCGTCGCCTTCGCAATCGCCAAACAGATCGAACAAGCCGGTGGCGAAGTGATCTACGCGGTCCGCAGCGAAACTCGCCGAGAAAGCCTGGGCAAGCTCCTGGCCAATCGACGATTGATCGTGTGCGATGTCGAACGCCAAGAGGACATCGACGCGCTCGCCGCGGAACTTGGCAAAGACGATGTCGAGCTGGCGGGACTGGTACACTCCATCGCGTTCGCCGACTACAGCGAAGGCATGCGACCGTTTCACGAAACGACACGTCGACAATTTTTGCAGGCCATCGATATCTCGGCTTATTCCCTGGTTGCGGTTTGCAATGCATTGAAAGATCGCTTTGCGAGCGACGCGAGCGTGGTCACCATCGGTATCAGCACCACTCGGATGGCCAGCGAAAGCTACGGTTTCATGGCACCGATCAAAGCCGCGTTGGAATCGTCGCTGGCGTTCCTGACCAAATCCTTCAGCCGCTTCAGCCAAGTCCGTTTCAACGCGGTCGCTGCGGGTCTGCTGAAGACAAGTGCTTCGGCCGGCATTCCGGGCTACGTCGATTCGTACCTGTATGCCGAACAAGTCATCCCTCGCGGCAAGGCCGTCAGCACCACCGAAGTCGCCTCCACCGCAACATTCCTGCTGTCGCCTCGCAGCAGCGGCATCACGGCCCAATCGATCGTGGTCGATGCCGGGATGTCCATCAATTACTTTGATGCGGACGTGGTCGGAGCGGTCACCAACGCATCGGTCGACTGA
- a CDS encoding replication-associated recombination protein A — MDLFADQEADHLFAAQPLAARMRPQTLAEFVGQHHIVGEGKLLRRLIAAGRVGSILLHGPPGTGKTTLAHLIASEQGSELVTLNAISSGVKDVREVLSKARDTVSTGGKRPLLFIDEIHRFNKSQQDALLADVESGIISLIGATTSNPYFAVNAALISRSQLFGLEPVSSEDMQQLLRRALTDRDRGLGDRRVQVDEDAIEYLAAAADGDARKALTALEVAVQSHASADATITRDDIAECMTSTISGYDATGDDHYDLASALIKSIRGSDVDASLYWLARMLEGGEDIRFLCRRLVILASEDIGNADPQSLVIAVSAMQACEMIGLPEAQLTLSQTVAYLSLAPKSNSATKAISAARRDVRERQVIPVPKMLRCGHYTGAEALGHGDGYKSAHNTEEGVAELDYLGVDRRYYEPVDRGYESELSTRLKEIRRQLGRDSE, encoded by the coding sequence ATGGACTTGTTTGCTGATCAAGAAGCCGACCACCTGTTCGCCGCTCAACCACTGGCGGCTCGAATGCGGCCGCAAACGTTGGCTGAATTCGTCGGTCAGCACCACATCGTAGGCGAAGGGAAACTACTTCGTCGATTGATCGCCGCGGGCCGAGTCGGATCGATCTTGCTGCATGGACCTCCGGGCACCGGCAAGACAACGCTTGCTCACTTGATCGCATCGGAGCAGGGCAGCGAGCTGGTCACACTCAACGCGATCAGCAGCGGAGTAAAAGACGTTCGCGAAGTCCTGAGCAAGGCACGCGATACCGTTTCCACGGGAGGCAAACGTCCGCTGCTGTTCATCGATGAGATTCACCGATTCAACAAATCACAACAAGACGCTCTGCTGGCCGATGTTGAGTCGGGTATCATCTCGCTGATCGGAGCCACGACCAGCAATCCCTATTTCGCAGTCAACGCGGCACTGATCAGTCGCAGCCAATTGTTTGGGCTCGAACCGGTCTCGTCGGAAGACATGCAGCAACTCCTCCGCCGTGCACTCACGGACCGCGACCGAGGTCTCGGCGATCGTCGGGTACAGGTGGACGAAGATGCGATTGAATACCTGGCCGCGGCGGCCGACGGGGACGCTCGCAAAGCATTGACCGCATTGGAGGTCGCTGTTCAAAGCCACGCTTCGGCCGATGCAACGATCACACGCGATGACATCGCCGAGTGCATGACAAGCACCATCTCGGGTTACGACGCAACCGGAGATGACCATTACGACCTCGCCAGTGCGCTGATCAAAAGCATCCGTGGAAGCGATGTCGATGCCTCGTTGTATTGGCTGGCTCGAATGCTAGAAGGTGGAGAAGACATTCGTTTTCTCTGTCGGCGATTGGTGATCCTGGCCAGCGAAGACATCGGCAACGCGGATCCTCAATCATTGGTGATCGCGGTCAGTGCCATGCAGGCGTGTGAGATGATCGGATTGCCTGAAGCACAACTCACGCTCAGCCAAACCGTCGCTTACCTCAGCCTGGCACCGAAGAGCAACTCCGCCACCAAAGCCATCAGTGCAGCGCGTCGCGACGTGCGAGAACGCCAGGTCATTCCGGTACCCAAAATGCTTCGCTGCGGCCACTACACCGGTGCCGAGGCCCTCGGTCACGGTGACGGATACAAGTCCGCACACAACACCGAAGAAGGCGTGGCTGAGCTCGACTACTTGGGCGTGGATCGTCGCTACTACGAGCCCGTCGACCGTGGGTACGAATCGGAACTCAGCACACGCCTGAAAGAAATTCGCAGACAACTTGGCCGCGACAGTGAATGA
- a CDS encoding DUF1499 domain-containing protein, whose product MAGAVTLAIVARVATLVDDWGRDWTNNHAEWEESAKDPAMRPLELSQPVSQVRQRIEEWLDEESAWQLESVEEGADSQLMHLTRRTAIMRFVDDIHVRLTEVTNADGSVITRVDAESQSRVGKGDLGQNPRNLKHFREAFEGMD is encoded by the coding sequence GTGGCAGGAGCCGTCACGTTGGCGATTGTCGCACGAGTGGCGACGCTCGTCGATGATTGGGGACGTGACTGGACCAACAATCATGCCGAGTGGGAGGAGTCCGCCAAGGACCCAGCCATGCGTCCGCTGGAGTTATCGCAACCGGTCTCGCAGGTGCGTCAGCGAATCGAAGAATGGTTGGATGAGGAGTCCGCCTGGCAGTTGGAATCTGTCGAGGAGGGGGCCGACTCGCAATTGATGCACCTGACTCGTCGCACGGCGATCATGCGGTTCGTGGATGACATTCACGTTCGATTGACGGAAGTGACGAACGCGGATGGTTCGGTCATCACGCGAGTGGACGCCGAGAGCCAATCACGCGTGGGAAAAGGGGACCTCGGTCAGAACCCACGCAACCTCAAACACTTTCGAGAAGCGTTTGAGGGAATGGATTGA
- a CDS encoding 3-hydroxyacyl-ACP dehydratase FabZ family protein, translating into MAFDTGMNTPNQSDAESTESSAFGPAEIEAKIPHRSPMRLLDEVVEMTNDTLHARKTFSSDDFFVQGHFPNHPIVPGVIQCECCLQAGAILLAEHTPEVGEFVPVATRMDSVKFKNMVHPGDTVDIHVTLKERLANAFFLTGKMLLNGKVTTRLEFACSITQPTPANSDAAS; encoded by the coding sequence ATGGCGTTTGATACGGGGATGAACACACCCAACCAATCCGACGCCGAGTCGACAGAATCGTCCGCCTTCGGTCCCGCTGAAATCGAAGCCAAGATTCCGCATCGTTCGCCCATGCGGTTGCTGGACGAAGTGGTCGAGATGACGAACGACACGTTGCACGCGAGAAAAACGTTTTCGTCCGACGACTTCTTCGTGCAGGGGCATTTCCCGAACCACCCCATCGTTCCCGGGGTGATTCAGTGCGAATGTTGTCTGCAGGCCGGTGCGATCTTGCTTGCCGAGCACACACCGGAAGTGGGTGAGTTCGTTCCGGTGGCGACTCGTATGGACAGCGTGAAGTTCAAAAACATGGTGCATCCCGGCGATACGGTGGACATTCATGTGACGCTGAAAGAGCGACTGGCCAATGCGTTCTTCCTAACTGGCAAAATGCTGCTCAACGGCAAAGTCACCACCCGGCTTGAGTTCGCTTGCAGCATCACTCAACCCACGCCCGCCAATTCGGACGCGGCATCATGA
- the ilvE gene encoding branched-chain-amino-acid transaminase, with protein sequence MPQAIYINGEYFSREDAKISVYDHGLLYGDGVFEGMRIYSGKVFALADHMTRLYESARAIMLEIPIDIDKLTKDVVETVAKNGLTEGYIRLVVTRGGNQLGLNPFACEDPQVIIIADTISLYPEKFYTEGLELITASTIRNHPAALSPRVKSLNYLNNIMAKIEAIRAGCIEAVMLNTKGEVAECTGDNIFIVRGGRLITPPIDAGILEGITRNTVIDLARENGIEVAEEAMTRHDIFVADECFLTGSAAEVIPAVKLDGRVIGDGKPGPMTQKLNAAFREFVAR encoded by the coding sequence ATGCCCCAAGCCATCTACATCAACGGTGAATACTTCTCTCGCGAAGACGCCAAAATCAGCGTCTACGACCACGGACTGTTGTATGGCGACGGTGTGTTCGAAGGCATGCGAATCTACTCCGGCAAAGTGTTCGCTCTCGCAGATCACATGACGCGACTCTACGAGAGTGCTCGCGCGATCATGCTTGAGATTCCGATCGACATCGACAAACTGACCAAAGACGTCGTGGAAACAGTTGCCAAGAACGGCCTGACCGAAGGATACATCCGATTGGTCGTCACGCGTGGCGGCAACCAACTGGGCCTCAATCCGTTTGCTTGCGAAGACCCACAAGTCATCATCATCGCGGACACGATCTCGCTGTACCCCGAGAAGTTCTACACCGAAGGCTTGGAACTGATCACCGCATCGACGATTCGCAATCACCCCGCGGCACTCAGCCCCCGGGTGAAGTCACTGAACTACCTCAACAACATCATGGCCAAGATCGAAGCCATCCGGGCCGGATGCATCGAAGCCGTGATGTTGAACACCAAAGGCGAAGTTGCCGAGTGCACCGGAGACAACATCTTCATCGTGCGAGGCGGTCGCCTGATCACCCCACCGATCGATGCCGGCATATTAGAAGGCATCACCCGCAACACGGTGATCGATCTGGCTCGCGAAAACGGAATCGAAGTCGCCGAAGAAGCCATGACACGCCATGACATCTTTGTGGCCGACGAATGCTTCCTCACCGGAAGTGCCGCTGAAGTGATCCCAGCGGTCAAACTCGACGGCCGAGTCATCGGTGACGGCAAGCCCGGTCCGATGACGCAAAAGCTCAACGCCGCTTTCCGCGAATTTGTGGCTCGCTGA
- a CDS encoding AAA family ATPase translates to MAVRVDVHELLQLLEITPPDQNIMLVGKHGIGKSQIIADHFSARGMKVVPFFLGQMSDPGDLIGLLHKDEATGRSEFLPPFWWPVDDEPIVLFLDELNRARPEILQSVMELALNKTLAGKRLPEGSVIISAVNEGDEYQLTDLDPALVSRFNLYQFAPTVEDWLLWAEQHEVDDRVTSFIQQQPQFLDGEGSAPGNEDVDAMSGLVKTPDRRGWARVSSILDGVDSIGPLHIKLVAGVVGSPAAMAFRRSLASRLPVTPDQVLLQFSKHRKVIEKMSLSELLMLNEKLMMHLVSDPYEGSDRTKSLKALLSYLKLLRKRKLDEVVAHFVSMTDQSKYESTMDLFAESMELMNLLTEYVEGIQIQ, encoded by the coding sequence TTGGCTGTTCGAGTTGACGTCCACGAGTTGCTTCAATTGCTCGAGATCACGCCTCCCGACCAAAACATCATGTTGGTCGGTAAGCATGGAATCGGGAAATCACAGATCATCGCCGATCATTTCTCGGCTCGAGGGATGAAGGTGGTGCCGTTCTTTCTGGGGCAGATGAGTGATCCCGGCGACTTGATCGGTTTGTTGCACAAAGACGAGGCGACCGGTCGCAGCGAGTTCTTGCCACCGTTTTGGTGGCCGGTTGACGACGAACCGATCGTTCTGTTCTTGGATGAACTGAACCGGGCGCGGCCGGAGATCCTGCAATCGGTCATGGAGCTTGCGCTGAACAAAACGCTCGCGGGGAAACGTCTTCCCGAAGGCAGCGTGATCATCTCCGCCGTGAATGAAGGCGACGAGTACCAGCTCACCGATTTGGACCCCGCCCTGGTCTCGCGATTCAATCTCTATCAGTTCGCGCCGACGGTGGAGGATTGGTTGCTGTGGGCCGAGCAACATGAAGTGGATGACCGTGTCACTTCATTCATTCAGCAGCAACCGCAGTTCTTGGACGGTGAAGGATCGGCACCGGGCAACGAAGACGTCGACGCGATGTCAGGTTTGGTGAAGACACCCGACCGTCGCGGTTGGGCTCGCGTTTCAAGCATTCTTGATGGAGTGGATTCGATCGGGCCACTGCACATCAAGTTGGTGGCGGGTGTGGTGGGGTCACCCGCCGCGATGGCTTTCCGTCGCAGCCTGGCTTCGCGTTTGCCCGTGACACCTGACCAAGTGTTGTTGCAGTTTTCGAAGCATCGCAAGGTCATCGAGAAGATGTCATTGAGTGAGCTACTGATGCTGAACGAGAAGCTGATGATGCACTTGGTCAGCGATCCGTACGAGGGATCCGATCGAACCAAGTCGCTCAAAGCTCTGTTGAGCTATTTGAAGCTGCTGCGCAAGCGAAAGTTGGATGAGGTGGTGGCACACTTCGTTTCCATGACGGACCAGTCCAAGTATGAATCGACGATGGATCTGTTTGCCGAGTCGATGGAATTGATGAACTTGCTGACGGAATACGTCGAAGGCATCCAAATTCAGTGA